In a single window of the Papaver somniferum cultivar HN1 chromosome 8, ASM357369v1, whole genome shotgun sequence genome:
- the LOC113301295 gene encoding uncharacterized protein LOC113301295, translated as MVLESITSPHRRAQTPFTSTSVKKTFPARDELGNCTTLFQRHRFLLTMLALLGFLCTIYLYFAVTLGASGEMCSELTGTEKALCRLMQAKASVAKGKLKFF; from the coding sequence ATGGTTCTTGAAAGTATAACATCTCCTCATCGGAGGGCCCAAACTCCGTTTACTTCAACTTCTGTCAAAAAAACATTCCCAGCTCGAGACGAATTGGGTAACTGCACAACTCTTTTTCAACGCCACCGTTTCCTTCTTACAATGCTGGCACTCCTAGGTTTCCTTTGTACCATTTATCTCTATTTTGCCGTTACTCTGGGAGCCAGTGGTGAGATGTGTTCAGAATTGACTGGTACAGAGAAGGCATTATGTCGATTAATGCAAGCTAAAGCTTCTGTAGCCAAAGGAAAATTGAAGTTTTTCTAG